CAAACGACGCCCAAAAAACAGCAAGGCGATTAAAATTAACAAAATTACCGCAATTTTGAGAACCGATTTAAAAACGTTAAATGCCAAGAAAACAATCGCCGACAAAATCAGAATAAAAAATATCGTTTCAAGCATTTTTACACCTCAATACTAACGGGACAATGGTCGCTTCCAAAAAATTGAGGATGAATTTCAACGGTTTTCACCTGAGAAACAAAATCGTCGTTTACGCAGCAGTAGTCGATTCTCCAGCCGACGTTTCGTTCACGCGCCTGAGTTCTATACGACCACCAAGTATATAAGTTCGGTTCGTTTGGGCGCCTTTGCCTAAAAATATCGCAAAATCCGTTTGACAGAAATTTCGTCATCCATTCCCGCTCTTCCAGATAAAATCCCGGACTGTTTTCGTTATTTTTCGGATTTTTCAAATCTATTTCTGTATGAGCGATGTTGTAATCGCCGACCAAGATTACATTTTTCCCGCTTTCTACCGTTTTTTTTACTTTCCAAAGCAAAAAATCGCAAAAATTCAGTTTATAATCCAATCTCGCTCTTTCTTCTTGACTGTTTGGGAAATAACAATTTACAAGTGTAAAATTTTCGAATTCGGCAATTATCGTCCGCCCTTCGCAATCGTACTTTTCATTGCCTAGATTTTCGATGTTTTTCGGTTCAATTTTCGTATAAATCGCCGTCCCGCTATACCCTTTCTTAACCGCAGAATGCCAAAAACTTTTATATCCTTTGATATTTAAAATTTCACCGCTCAATTGTCCTTTTTGCGCTTTAGTTTCTTGAATTGCCAAAATGTCCGGATTTTCTTTTCCCAAAAACTCAAAAAAACCGTTTTTTACGCACGCTCTTATTCCGTTTACATTCCAAGAGTAAATTCTCATTTCTCAAACAGCTCCGACAAGTTTTTTACGACAAGTTTTTCTCCGCATTTTTCCACTAATTTTTCATAGGAAACAGCTCCCCATGAAATTAGAATTATGTCGCATCCGAGGGAATCGGCAACTTCAAAATCATGAGGAGTATCGCCTATCATAAGCGTTTTTTTTATGTTAATATTGTTGTTTGAAATCAGTTCT
The sequence above is drawn from the Chitinispirillales bacterium genome and encodes:
- the xth gene encoding exodeoxyribonuclease III, coding for MRIYSWNVNGIRACVKNGFFEFLGKENPDILAIQETKAQKGQLSGEILNIKGYKSFWHSAVKKGYSGTAIYTKIEPKNIENLGNEKYDCEGRTIIAEFENFTLVNCYFPNSQEERARLDYKLNFCDFLLWKVKKTVESGKNVILVGDYNIAHTEIDLKNPKNNENSPGFYLEEREWMTKFLSNGFCDIFRQRRPNEPNLYTWWSYRTQARERNVGWRIDYCCVNDDFVSQVKTVEIHPQFFGSDHCPVSIEV